In Bdellovibrio sp. ArHS, a genomic segment contains:
- a CDS encoding response regulator transcription factor produces MPLNEVILNVYFHDIIICEDHPICATGVEVFLTRALGYAPTIHKVHSGRQLINALSERAVDLVILDLILPDASGLDLLEHLQKMPKHIPVIIISSCEDTSVLNKVQEKGVQALLSKLHSEEIFRRALESASLNAQTFIDPQIAQLLAKPRGEGLTPREWEVLVLIAQGHTNESISRALGCSVETVKTHRAKLGQKTATRNRAELTAWYLQRK; encoded by the coding sequence ATGCCGTTAAATGAGGTCATTCTGAACGTTTATTTCCACGACATCATCATCTGCGAGGATCATCCCATCTGCGCGACAGGCGTAGAAGTATTCCTAACTCGAGCTTTAGGCTATGCTCCAACGATTCACAAGGTGCATAGCGGGCGTCAGTTAATAAACGCGCTCTCGGAGAGAGCTGTAGACCTAGTGATTTTGGACTTAATTCTTCCGGATGCTTCTGGCCTGGACTTGCTGGAACATCTTCAGAAGATGCCGAAACATATTCCCGTCATAATTATCTCGAGCTGCGAAGACACCAGTGTTCTGAACAAGGTTCAAGAGAAGGGTGTACAAGCCCTTTTATCGAAGCTTCATTCCGAAGAGATTTTCAGGCGTGCATTGGAATCTGCTTCTTTAAACGCACAAACTTTTATTGATCCCCAGATTGCGCAACTTCTTGCAAAACCCCGCGGCGAGGGTTTAACTCCACGTGAGTGGGAAGTTTTGGTGTTGATTGCGCAGGGGCATACCAATGAATCCATTTCCCGCGCGTTGGGGTGTTCTGTTGAAACCGTCAAAACTCATCGAGCAAAGCTAGGCCAAAAAACCGCAACCCGAAACCGGGCCGAACTTACTGCTTGGTATTTACAGCGGAAGTAA